From the Choloepus didactylus isolate mChoDid1 chromosome 20, mChoDid1.pri, whole genome shotgun sequence genome, one window contains:
- the SNX17 gene encoding sorting nexin-17 translates to MHFSIPETESRNGDSGGSAYVAYNIHVNGVLHCRVRYSQLLGLHEQLRKEYGANVLPAFPPKKLFSLTPAEVEQRREQLEKYMQAVRQDPLLGSSETFNSFLRRAQQETQQVPTEEVSLEVLLSNGQKVLVNVLTSDQTEDVLEAVAAKLDLPDDLIGYFSLFLVQDKEDGAFSFVRKLQEFELPYVSVTSLRSQEYKIVLRKSYWDSAYDDDVMENRVGLNLLYAQTVSDIERGWILVTKEQHRQLKSLQEKVSKKEFLRLAQTLRHYGYLRFDACVADFPEKDCPVVVSAGNSELSLQLRLPGQQLREGSFRVTRMRCWRVTSSVPLLSGSTNSPGRGRGEVRLELAFEYLMSKDRLQWVTITSPQAIMMSICLQSMVDELMVKKSGGNIRKMLRRRVGGTLRRSDSQQAVKSPPLLESPDASRESMVKLSSKLSAVSLRGIGSPSTDASASDVHGNFAFEGIGDEDL, encoded by the exons ATGCACTTTTCCATTCCCGAAACCGAGTCCCGCAACGGGGACAGCGGCGGCTCCGCCTACGTG GCCTATAACATTCACGTGAATGGAGTCCTGCACTGCCGGGTGCGCTACAGCCAGCTCCTGGGGCTGCACGAGCAG CTTCGGAAGGAGTATGGGGCCAATGTGCTTCCCGCATTCCCCCCAAAGAAACTTTTCTCTCTGACGCCTGCAGAGGTGGAACAGAGGAGGGAGCAGTTAGAGAAGTACATGCAAGCTG TTCGGCAAGACCCATTGCTTGGGAGCAGCGAGACCTTCAATAGTTTCCTGCGTCGGGCACAACAG GAGACACAGCAGGTCCCCACAGAAGAGGTCTCCTTGGAAGTGCTTCTCAGCAATGGGCAAAAAGTTCTGGTCAACGTGCTAACTTCAGATCAAACTGAGGATGTCCTGGAG GCTGTGGCTGCAAAGCTGGATCTTCCAGATGACTTGATCGGATACTTTAGTCTCTTTCTAGTTCAAGACAAAGAGGATGGAGCCTTTTCTT TTGTACGGAAGTTGCAAGAGTTTGAGCTGCCTTATGTGTCTGTTACCAGCCTCCGGAGTCAAGAATATAAGATTGTGCTGAGGAAGAG TTATTGGGACTCTGCCTATGACGACGATGTCATGGAGAACCGGGTTGGCCTGAACCTGCTTTATGCTCAG ACGGTGTCAGATATTGAGCGTGGTTGGATCCTGGTCACCAAGGAACAGCATCGGCAGCTTAAATCTCTGCAAGAGAAGGTCTCCAAAAAGGAA TTCCTGCGGCTGGCCCAGACCCTGCGGCACTATGGCTACCTGCGCTTTGATGCCTGTGTGGCCGACTTCCCAGAGAAGGACTGTCCTGTGGTGGTAAGCGCAGGCAACAGTGAGCTCAGCCTCCAGCTCCGCCTCCCTGGCCAGCAACTCCGTGAAGGCTCCTTCCGGGTCACCCGCATGCGGTGTTGGCGGGTCACCTCCTCA gTGCCATTGCTCAGTGGAAGCACAAACAGCCCAGGTCGGGGCCGGGGTGAGGTGCGCCTGGAACTGGCTTTCGAATACCTCATGAGCAAGGACCGACTACAGTGGGTCACCATCACCAGCCCCCAG GCCATTATGATGAGCATCTGCCTGCAGTCCATGGTAGATGAACTGATGGTGAAGAAGTCTGGCGGCAACATCAGGAAG ATGCTGCGCCGGCGGGTGGGGGGCACCCTGAGACGCTCAGACAGCCAGCAAGCAGTGAAGTCCCCACCACTGCTT gagtcacCTGATGCCAGCCGGGAGTCCATGGTCAAACTCTCA AGCAAGCTGAGTGCTGTGAGTTTGCGGGGGATTGGCAGTCCCAGCACTGATGCCAGTGCCAGTGATGTCCACGGCAATTTCGCCTTCGAGGGCATTGGAGATGAGGATCTGTAA